Genomic DNA from Streptomyces sp. NBC_01571:
CCCGCGGAGTCCGCGTCCGCGCGCCGAGCAGGGTCAGCGCGGTGGCCTGCGGCCGCCGCGCCACGGCACGGTCGGTGGCGGCCACGAGGTCGGCGGCGGCGCCGATGACCAGACCGGGGATCATGCCTACGGTGAGGAGGGTTTTGACGATGGTGTCCGGCCCGGCGGATTGAACCTGTACTTGCCCTCATGGAAGCGCACACCCGGAACACCCATCTCCGGGAGGCCGTGCCAGGATGCCGCGACCGCGGTGCCCGCTCCGGCCAGAAGACGCCTGCCGTCACCACGCCGGCCCATACCCGCCTCATGTCTCACCTCTCGCGATCCCCAGGGCCGCATCGACCACCGGAGACGACAGAAGGCAATGGATCAGTAACGTGCTGAATCCTTTGGCCTCCGGATCGCCATCCCATCAGGTGATCCGGAAGCACGGAAGGCGCGGGCGAGGGTTCGGGGCGGTTCTCAACTGTCGCTGGGGCGCGGTGACTTACGCGGCCCGGACCGCCGGAGGGCCACGCACGACGGGGCGGCACCCCGCACAAGGTGCCGCCCCGCTTCTTTCGTACGCCGGAACCGTCGATCGCCGGTGAGGGTCGAATGGTGGTCGACGGCCCCGGAGTTCCCGGTGTTCCCGGGGCTACCGGTGGTCGCTGCCCTTCGCCGTCGACGCCGCGCGGCCCGCCTCCAGGCGTGCCACCGGAATCCGGAACGGCGAGCAGGAGACGTAGTCGAGGCCGACCTCGTGGAAGAAGTGGACCGACTCGGGGTCGCCGCCGTGTTCGCCGCAGACGCCGAGCTTCAGGTCGGGTCGCGTCGCGCGGCCCGCCTTGACGGCGGAGCGGACGAGGGAGCCCACGCCGTCCCGGTCGATGGTCTCGAAGGGCGACACCCCGAAGATGCCCTTCTCCAGGTATGCCGTGAAGAAGCTCGCCTCCACGTCGTCCCGGGAGAAGCCCCAGACGGTCTGCGTGAGGTCGTTCGTGCCGAAGGAGAAGAACTCGGCGGCCTCGGCGATCTGCCCCGCCGTGAGAGCCGCCCGCGGGAGCTCGATCATCGTGCCGATGGCGAGCTTCAGCTCGGTGCCGGTCGTCTCCTGCACCTCCGCGATGACCCGGTCGGCCTCCTCGCGGACGATCTCCAGCTCCTGGACCGTGCCGACCAGCGGGATCATGACCTCGGCGCGCGGGTCGCCCTTGGCGTTCCTGCGCTCGGCCGCCGCCTCCGCGATGGCCCGTACCTGCATCGTGAACAGGCCGGGGATGACCAGGCCGAGGCGCACACCGCGCAGACCCAGCATCGGGTTCTGCTCGTGCAGCCGGTGCACCGCCTGGAGCAGACGCAGGTCGTTCTCGTTGGCGTCGCCGCGCGACTCCGCGAGCGCCACCCGTACCGACAGTTCGGTCACGTCGGGCAGGAACTCGTGCAGCGGCGGGTCGAGGAGACGGATCGTCACCGGAAGGCCGTCCATCGCCTCGAAGAGTTCGATGAAGTCCCGCTTCTGGAGCGGGAGAAGCTCCTTCAGGGAGTCCTCGCGCTCCGCGTCCGTGTCGGCCAGGATCAGGCGTTCCACCAGCTCGCGCCGGTCACCGAGGAACATGTGCTCGGTACGGCACAGGCCGATGCCCTGCGCTCCGAAGCGCCGGGCCCGCAGGGCGTCCTCGGCGTTGTCGGCGTTGGCCCGTACCCGCAGCCGGCGGACCCGGTCCGCGTACGCCATGATCCGGTGCACGGCGGCGACCAGTTCGTCGGCGTCGTCCGCGCCGGCGTGCATCCGGCCCTCGAAGTACTCGACGACCGGGGAGGGCACGACCGGGACCTCGCCGAGGTAGACCTTGCCGGTGGAGCCGTCGATCGAGACGACGTCACCCTCCTCGATCACCACACCGCCGGGGGCCGTCATCCGGCGCCGCTTGGTGTCGACCTCCAGTTCCTCCGCGCCGCACACGCACGTCTTGCCCATGCCGCGCGCGACGACCGCCGCGTGCGAGGTCTTGCCGCCGCGGGAGGTGAGGATGCCCTCCGCCGCGATCATGCCGTCCAGGTCGTCGGGGTTGGTCTCGCGGCGGATCAGGATGACCTTCTCGCCGGAGCGCGACCACTTGATCGCCGTGTACGAGTCGAAGACGGCCTTGCCGACGGCCGCGCCCGGTGAGGCGGCGATGCCGCGGCCGATCTGCTCGACCTTCGCCTGGTCGTCGAAGCGCGGGAACATCAGCTGGGCGAGCTGGGCGCCGGTCACGCGCTGGAGCGCCTCGGCCTCGTCGATCAGGCCCTGGTCCACGAGCTGGGTGGCGATCCGGAAGGCCGCGCCCGCGGTGCGCTTGCCGACGCGGGTCTGGAGCATCCACAACTGGCCGCGCTCGATGGTGAACTCGATGTCGCAGAGGTCCTTGTAGTGGTTCTCCAGGGTCTCCATGATCTGCATCAGCTGGTCGTACGACTTCTTGTCGATCGACTCCAGATCGGCGAGCGCGACCGTGTTGCGGATGCCGGCGACGACGTCCTCGCCCTGGGCGTTCTGCAGGTAGTCGCCGTACACGCCCTGATGTCCGGAGGCCGGGTCGCGGGTGAAGGCGACTCCGGTGCCGGAGTCGGGGCCCAGGTTGCCGAAGACCATCGAACAGACGTTGACGGCCGTACCGAGGTCGTGCGGGATGCGCTCCTGGCGGCGGTAGAGCTTGGCGCGGTCGGTGTTCCAGGAGTCGAAGACCGCGTGGATGGCGAGGTCCATCTGCTCGCGCGGGTCCTGCGGGAAGTCCCGGCCGGCCTCGGTCTTGACGATTCTCTTGAACTTCGTGACCAGCTTCTTGAGGTCCGCGGCCTCCAGCTCCGTGTCGACGGTGACCTTCTTGGCCACCTTCGCGGCCTCCAGCGCGTCCTCGAAGAGCTCCCCGTCGACACCGAGGACGGTCTTGCCGAACATCTGGATGAGGCGACGGTAGGAGTCCCAGGCGAAGCGGTCGTCGCCGGCCTGCTGGGCGAGCCCCTGGACCGACTTGTCGGAGAGCCCGATGTTCAGGACCGTGTCCATCATGCCGGGCATCGAGAACTTCGCACCGGAACGGACCGACACGAGCAGGGGGTCGTCGGCCTGGCCGAGCTTCTTGCCCATGCTCGCCT
This window encodes:
- the ppdK gene encoding pyruvate, phosphate dikinase — translated: MSENKDPHVAESGDSGVGDVKFVYDFTEGNKDLKDLLGGKGANLAEMTNLGLPVPPGFTITTEACKTYLDSGEEPAALRDEVSTHLKALEASMGKKLGQADDPLLVSVRSGAKFSMPGMMDTVLNIGLSDKSVQGLAQQAGDDRFAWDSYRRLIQMFGKTVLGVDGELFEDALEAAKVAKKVTVDTELEAADLKKLVTKFKRIVKTEAGRDFPQDPREQMDLAIHAVFDSWNTDRAKLYRRQERIPHDLGTAVNVCSMVFGNLGPDSGTGVAFTRDPASGHQGVYGDYLQNAQGEDVVAGIRNTVALADLESIDKKSYDQLMQIMETLENHYKDLCDIEFTIERGQLWMLQTRVGKRTAGAAFRIATQLVDQGLIDEAEALQRVTGAQLAQLMFPRFDDQAKVEQIGRGIAASPGAAVGKAVFDSYTAIKWSRSGEKVILIRRETNPDDLDGMIAAEGILTSRGGKTSHAAVVARGMGKTCVCGAEELEVDTKRRRMTAPGGVVIEEGDVVSIDGSTGKVYLGEVPVVPSPVVEYFEGRMHAGADDADELVAAVHRIMAYADRVRRLRVRANADNAEDALRARRFGAQGIGLCRTEHMFLGDRRELVERLILADTDAEREDSLKELLPLQKRDFIELFEAMDGLPVTIRLLDPPLHEFLPDVTELSVRVALAESRGDANENDLRLLQAVHRLHEQNPMLGLRGVRLGLVIPGLFTMQVRAIAEAAAERRNAKGDPRAEVMIPLVGTVQELEIVREEADRVIAEVQETTGTELKLAIGTMIELPRAALTAGQIAEAAEFFSFGTNDLTQTVWGFSRDDVEASFFTAYLEKGIFGVSPFETIDRDGVGSLVRSAVKAGRATRPDLKLGVCGEHGGDPESVHFFHEVGLDYVSCSPFRIPVARLEAGRAASTAKGSDHR